One genomic region from Anopheles bellator chromosome 2, idAnoBellAS_SP24_06.2, whole genome shotgun sequence encodes:
- the LOC131210857 gene encoding RIP-like protein, giving the protein MEIVSPAPSSYQTSVAHKIRSREAARRYKYGSPKLIDLMREKCRIRIKESRNDQFLRKRNIAKEEKAFVESIVREELSELEQDIALQELIYQELIQDADQWLFYEQSENYLIDAYETDAVFCPICERSVLQIDETSRRLNCCCGVQLRYDQTIEEFSRTISETIAQHAIRCESNVQFFTEPVVDEAYVQLNAFCPSCDYYCPLTC; this is encoded by the exons ATGGAAATAGTAAGCCCAGCTCCATCGTCGTACCAGACTAGTGTGGCACATAAAATTCGCTCCCGAGAAGCTGCCCGTCGCTACAAATACGGCTCACCAAAGCTGATTGATCTAATGCGTGAG AAATGCCGAATTCGCATCAAAGAATCACGAAATGATCAGTTTCtacgaaagcgaaacatcGCGAAAGAAGAGAAGGCCTTCGTTGAATCGATCGTACGAGAGGAATTGTCCGAGCTGGAGCAAGACATTGCACTACAGGAGCTGATCTACCAAGAACTCATACAAGACGCCGACCAGTGGCTGTTTTACGAGCAATCGGAAAACTATCTCATCGATGCGTACGAAACTGATGCCGTGTTCTGTCCCATTTGTGAGCGAAGTGTGCTGCAGATAGACGAAACCTCTAGGAGGCTCAACTGTTGTTGCGGTGTACAGTTACGATACGATCAAACGATTGAAGAATTCAGCCGGACGATTTCCGAGACGATTGCACAACACGCTATCCGCTGCGAGAGCAACGTACAGTTCTTCACGGAGCCAGTTGTTGACGAGGCGTATGTACAACTGAACGCCTTTTGTCCTAGCTGTGATTACTACTGCCCCCTGACTTGCTGA